A section of the Bryobacteraceae bacterium genome encodes:
- a CDS encoding aquaporin, which yields MLAEFVGTMMILLFGAGVCAMVALFGTGVPGEVVLGGYTNITIGWALGVMFGVTVSMRTSGAHLNPAVTLALAVFRSFPWRKVAPYTLSQTLGAMAGAALVWFNYREAIARFDPLLEKTASIFTTFPAFPDVPAAGFFDQVLGTALLLFLVFAITDERNLPAPPHLVPALVGLIVLAIGVSFGRLHGYAINPARDFGPRLWTVIAGYRVNGLTDGTHVWWVPVAAPLVGGLLGAGLYDLTIRRMIPPR from the coding sequence ATGTTGGCCGAGTTCGTCGGCACGATGATGATCCTCCTGTTCGGCGCGGGCGTCTGCGCCATGGTCGCGCTGTTCGGTACGGGCGTCCCCGGAGAGGTCGTGCTCGGCGGCTATACCAACATCACGATCGGTTGGGCTCTGGGCGTGATGTTCGGCGTAACGGTTTCCATGCGCACCAGCGGCGCGCACCTGAACCCGGCGGTGACGCTCGCCCTGGCGGTTTTCCGCAGCTTCCCCTGGCGCAAGGTGGCGCCTTACACGCTCAGCCAGACGCTCGGCGCGATGGCCGGAGCGGCGCTGGTGTGGTTCAATTACCGGGAAGCGATCGCCCGCTTCGATCCGTTGCTCGAAAAGACCGCATCCATTTTCACGACGTTCCCCGCCTTCCCGGACGTGCCCGCCGCCGGCTTCTTCGACCAGGTGCTCGGCACGGCGCTGCTGCTGTTCCTTGTCTTTGCCATCACGGACGAACGGAACCTGCCCGCTCCGCCGCATCTGGTGCCCGCCCTGGTCGGCCTCATCGTGCTTGCCATCGGCGTCAGCTTCGGCAGGCTGCACGGCTACGCCATCAACCCTGCGCGCGACTTCGGCCCGCGCCTCTGGACGGTGATCGCCGGCTACCGTGTCAACGGACTCACGGACGGCACCCATGTCTGGTGGGTTCCCGTTGCCGCGCCACTCGTCGGAGGACTGCTCGGCGCCGGACTCTACGACCTCACCATCCGCCGAATGATTCCACCGCGCTAG
- the rpmF gene encoding 50S ribosomal protein L32, giving the protein MPNPKRRHSKRRTSTRRAHDHLQRAGLSECPKCHEMKLPHRACPHCGWYKTREVIEVVQE; this is encoded by the coding sequence ATGCCCAACCCGAAACGCCGTCACTCGAAGCGCCGCACGTCCACGCGCCGGGCGCATGATCACCTTCAGCGCGCGGGACTGAGCGAGTGCCCGAAGTGCCATGAAATGAAACTGCCTCACCGCGCCTGCCCGCACTGCGGCTGGTACAAGACGCGCGAGGTCATCGAAGTCGTACAGGAATAG
- a CDS encoding glycosyl transferase — MADFQQTGAITTLHALRPEAWRAVEPELRRWARRRPLGVVLPALYSEFEKPAVHNILAELEQLDWIERIVLVLSQADGRQHESVCRLFARFGGRATVLWRESPEIQELLGDINNAGFAAATPGKGRACWLGMGYLLGKGDCEVIAFQDCDIKTYHRRMLARLAGPLMAPDFGFEFAKGYYARFSHKLNGRLTRLMVGPLLEALRRCGIHCRFLEFLGWFRYPLSGEIAMEARLARTMEVSPDWGLEVSTLAEVYRRVPASRICQVDIADCYDHKHQAVSPTDPGKGLHRMAREVALAIFRAAVADGAVLTADLLNGTLPLVYRSEALEMVRRCHVDAVWNGLESDLYAETESVEVFARGLEEAATEFLADPAGQPPLPAWQRVEAALPAILDRFGTVRSVEEGAWAERASA; from the coding sequence ATGGCAGATTTCCAGCAGACCGGCGCGATCACCACCCTGCACGCCCTGCGGCCCGAGGCCTGGCGTGCAGTCGAACCCGAACTCCGGCGCTGGGCGCGGCGCAGACCGCTGGGCGTCGTCCTTCCCGCACTCTATTCCGAATTCGAAAAGCCGGCCGTTCACAACATCCTGGCCGAACTCGAGCAGCTCGACTGGATCGAGCGCATCGTGCTTGTCCTCTCTCAGGCCGACGGGCGTCAGCATGAGAGTGTTTGCCGTCTGTTTGCCCGCTTTGGCGGCCGTGCCACGGTGCTGTGGCGTGAGAGCCCGGAAATCCAGGAGCTGCTCGGCGACATCAACAACGCGGGCTTTGCCGCCGCGACGCCCGGAAAAGGGCGCGCCTGCTGGCTGGGCATGGGCTATCTGCTGGGCAAGGGCGACTGCGAGGTCATCGCCTTCCAGGACTGCGACATCAAGACCTACCACCGCCGGATGCTCGCGCGGCTGGCCGGGCCGCTGATGGCCCCGGATTTCGGCTTCGAATTCGCCAAGGGCTACTATGCCCGCTTCAGCCACAAGCTGAACGGACGGCTCACGCGGCTGATGGTGGGGCCGCTGCTCGAGGCGCTGCGGCGCTGCGGCATTCACTGCCGTTTCCTGGAATTCCTCGGCTGGTTCCGCTATCCGCTGTCGGGCGAGATCGCCATGGAGGCGCGGCTGGCGCGGACCATGGAAGTGAGCCCGGACTGGGGCCTCGAGGTCTCCACCCTGGCCGAGGTCTACCGGCGCGTGCCGGCCTCGCGCATCTGCCAGGTGGACATCGCCGACTGCTACGACCACAAACATCAGGCCGTCTCGCCCACGGACCCCGGCAAGGGTCTGCACCGGATGGCGCGCGAGGTGGCCCTCGCCATCTTCCGCGCCGCGGTCGCCGATGGGGCGGTGCTGACGGCCGATCTGCTGAACGGCACGCTGCCGCTCGTCTACCGCAGCGAAGCGCTGGAAATGGTGCGGCGGTGCCATGTGGACGCCGTCTGGAACGGACTGGAGTCCGACCTGTACGCCGAGACGGAATCGGTGGAAGTCTTCGCGCGCGGCCTCGAAGAAGCGGCCACCGAGTTTCTGGCCGACCCGGCCGGGCAGCCGCCTCTGCCCGCCTGGCAGCGCGTGGAGGCGGCTCTGCCGGCCATTCTGGACCGCTTCGGGACGGTGCGGTCAGTGGAAGAAGGCGCGTGGGCAGAGCGGGCATCCGCCTGA
- a CDS encoding mannosyl-3-phosphoglycerate phosphatase produces the protein MLAVFTDLDNCLLDHDTYDFTPALPALNRLRALGAAVVCTTSKTRSEVEFWLEQIGLSHPSIVENGGGVVLDHGEAVVLGRPRAEITPALREAARKAAARIRCFADMEAEEIADRCNMPLERARLAAQRQYSEPFVLETPEREEALRQALQESGLRLTRGGRFHHALAHEGKHAGVEWLCGHWRGRGCELITIGLGDAPNDESFLALVDHPIRLRPPQTGPRAWNARMQELLDALGL, from the coding sequence GTGCTGGCCGTATTCACCGATCTCGACAACTGCCTGCTCGATCACGACACTTACGATTTCACGCCCGCGCTGCCGGCGCTCAACCGCCTTCGCGCGCTCGGCGCCGCGGTGGTCTGCACGACCAGCAAGACGCGGTCGGAGGTCGAGTTCTGGCTCGAACAGATCGGCCTCTCCCATCCCAGTATCGTGGAAAACGGCGGCGGCGTCGTGCTTGATCACGGCGAGGCGGTCGTGCTCGGCCGGCCGCGCGCCGAAATCACTCCGGCGCTGCGCGAGGCCGCCCGGAAGGCCGCCGCGCGTATCCGTTGCTTCGCCGACATGGAGGCCGAGGAGATCGCCGACCGCTGCAACATGCCGCTCGAGCGGGCGCGGCTGGCGGCGCAGCGCCAATACAGCGAGCCTTTTGTTCTGGAGACGCCTGAGCGCGAGGAGGCCCTCCGCCAGGCCCTCCAAGAGAGCGGCCTTCGGCTGACGCGCGGCGGCCGCTTCCACCACGCGCTCGCCCACGAAGGCAAGCATGCGGGAGTGGAATGGCTGTGCGGGCACTGGCGCGGGCGCGGCTGCGAGCTGATCACCATCGGTCTGGGAGACGCTCCCAACGACGAAAGCTTCCTGGCGCTCGTCGATCACCCCATCCGCCTCCGACCCCCGCAGACCGGCCCGCGCGCCTGGAATGCGCGCATGCAGGAGCTTCTCGACGCTCTTGGACTGTGA
- the cmr4 gene encoding type III-B CRISPR module RAMP protein Cmr4, with the protein MGESFKTQRITGMAVDPIHVGAGGGRLGRVDQSIVRDPVTHVPKIPGSSLAGVYRAYAAMAKDKYPDCAGQGQPDKQGKGGHCGKPECPICTVFGFARSAGGGFAGLAAFSDAQVLLFPVATREGPVWITCPGAMRLVTGDFPDLEDHVIFRPQAGSALNLGWLLLQVKQYGNGQDPGPVLNGLEIPEYIRQHLAAVSDKIFSHVVNSNLEVRTSVSINPETGAAEEGALFTYEALPRSTVLLWEVISKNPAHFKVGNVAVAAVKDTDEVFNVVAAAHPYMECLGIGGMGTRGMGRLRVLSPRATPQQPAAPEPTGGA; encoded by the coding sequence ATGGGAGAAAGCTTCAAAACGCAGCGCATCACAGGGATGGCAGTCGATCCGATTCACGTCGGCGCCGGCGGCGGGCGGCTCGGCCGCGTGGATCAGTCGATCGTCCGGGATCCGGTGACGCACGTGCCAAAGATTCCCGGATCGAGCCTGGCGGGTGTTTATCGGGCCTATGCCGCCATGGCCAAAGATAAGTACCCCGACTGCGCAGGCCAGGGACAGCCGGACAAGCAAGGCAAGGGAGGCCATTGCGGCAAGCCCGAGTGCCCCATCTGTACCGTGTTCGGTTTCGCCCGGAGCGCGGGCGGCGGATTCGCCGGCCTTGCCGCTTTTAGCGACGCGCAGGTGCTGCTCTTTCCCGTAGCGACGCGCGAAGGGCCCGTGTGGATCACGTGTCCAGGAGCGATGCGGCTGGTTACTGGCGATTTCCCCGATCTGGAGGATCACGTCATTTTTCGGCCCCAAGCGGGATCTGCACTCAACCTTGGCTGGCTGTTGCTCCAGGTGAAGCAGTACGGCAATGGCCAAGATCCTGGTCCAGTCCTGAATGGGTTGGAGATTCCGGAGTATATCCGTCAACACCTGGCAGCCGTCTCCGACAAGATCTTTTCCCACGTGGTCAACAGCAATCTCGAAGTGCGGACTTCCGTGTCCATCAATCCGGAAACCGGAGCAGCCGAGGAAGGGGCGCTGTTTACCTACGAGGCGCTCCCGCGCTCCACGGTGCTCCTGTGGGAGGTGATCTCGAAGAACCCGGCACACTTCAAGGTGGGCAACGTCGCCGTTGCCGCAGTGAAGGACACGGATGAGGTTTTCAACGTGGTGGCCGCAGCACATCCATACATGGAATGCCTTGGGATCGGCGGGATGGGCACGCGCGGAATGGGACGTCTCCGCGTGTTGTCGCCCAGAGCGACTCCACAGCAGCCCGCTGCTCCCGAGCCGACAGGAGGCGCCTGA
- a CDS encoding DNA-binding response regulator — protein MTKVLLADDHAVVRKGLRFILEQEPDLQVAGEAADGREAVRLARELSPDVVVMDIAMPQLNGIDATSQIVKQNPRTSVLILSMHNDETYLLRALEAGARGFLLKDTAEEDLVRAVRVAAQGKPFFSPAIAQALLEDYMRNLQQRNQQDSYSLLTDREKEVLQLLAEGRSNKEVAQLLNLSVYTVETHRTRIMQKLNLHNTAELVLYAVRKKIIPGL, from the coding sequence ATGACGAAGGTGCTGCTGGCCGACGATCATGCGGTGGTGCGCAAGGGGCTGCGCTTCATCCTGGAGCAGGAGCCCGACCTACAGGTGGCAGGCGAGGCGGCCGACGGCCGGGAAGCAGTGCGGCTGGCGCGTGAACTCTCGCCGGACGTCGTCGTGATGGACATTGCCATGCCGCAGCTCAACGGCATCGACGCCACCAGTCAGATCGTGAAGCAGAACCCGCGCACGAGCGTGCTGATCCTTTCCATGCACAACGACGAGACCTACCTGCTGCGGGCGCTGGAGGCCGGGGCGCGCGGGTTTCTGCTGAAGGACACCGCCGAAGAAGACCTGGTGCGCGCGGTGCGCGTGGCAGCGCAGGGCAAGCCCTTCTTCAGCCCGGCCATCGCCCAGGCGCTGCTGGAAGACTACATGCGGAATCTTCAGCAGCGCAACCAGCAGGACAGCTACAGCCTGCTCACCGACCGCGAGAAGGAAGTGCTGCAACTGCTGGCCGAAGGCCGCTCCAACAAGGAAGTGGCGCAACTGCTGAACCTGAGCGTGTACACGGTGGAGACGCACCGCACGCGCATCATGCAGAAGCTGAACCTGCACAACACGGCCGAGCTGGTGCTCTACGCGGTGCGCAAGAAGATCATCCCAGGTCTTTGA
- a CDS encoding CRISPR-associated protein Csx11 produces the protein MSAADGKALVETLRACRPVLLACEAIGWLHMAGKAHPDFLRHHGGAGVSYQPKEWHRTLMPAWSDRLAWLRLPNSKVSLPRRLAEVLEKFDAGQSESNLVGFLQAAHAMASGIEKNLSASTSAYLGQDVTHTWLTSPFGLPVRNLLADPPPILEPGAFESLLERIGKLLDDLHKLAETAAKDVHPWWQWREAAIGRDGWLREAFLSTLAETRLPNNDVTLWDQSYVAAALFKSAVAGAHLAECKEWTNLKQQTRWRVLTIGLGSRHYEARSVKIGDWAGARRDIDGFFDQVRRLIEVDLSVGSLIYRDDEALAFTFPGLRFDATSTDPKGSLDDTSAEVLRKAIGTEVEKHAEGCKFETPPLTLLSDSTRSFIGMVEQLRKAREILAIPLHRTWAVPAPGPSGGHVCPVCQVRFNQTDKNDRTENARKQRVCSVCADRRKGRLDAWLNGDGDTIWISEVADGNDRVALLSFNLDIEAWIGGDHVDSLRAQSIGEWRRFNAELEAHQNPIDPTEPFASLIQHVRAKLSNFDKNDPVLRSLQEGYRYESDWSSYFSKIVEDRAEAPGWDDLDDDARARWIVHQLFRKLPSPGRIYRFWRSAETFFDELLLRFREIAAAHPNRWRVRRLLLEPDGQGGGWEDRETYAGRLGDAPFEVVYQGDLGRFVTICNLARCLDADAPARSLQGRSVEVKGDDGQTRTLTIKRVHDCDKIAAYAPVIPLERSPQRFRVLVPLECAPACIETALGKWQEVFGRVWDRMPLRAGIVAFPRMTPFQAVIESARNLEADLAETEPEVWRVHERRTKDGLTALTLVRSDGAYETTLVPTGLPDGRDDVFYPYVRVEDRELRDARDFQHPNGPVYRHAAALRRGDGVVVNPSRVAAVFLDATARRFEKAKSWYLSDFGRMRDTWDLLAQIAPSPTALRGAWAELEERQVAWRGADRGWVDGADKEWIELVRAVLSTRLGVSGAALAHLTEAARDGILEWAIEWHLGWLKQKMED, from the coding sequence ATGAGTGCGGCGGACGGAAAGGCATTGGTCGAAACACTCCGTGCGTGCCGGCCCGTCTTACTGGCCTGCGAAGCCATCGGCTGGCTTCACATGGCCGGGAAGGCGCATCCCGATTTCCTTCGGCATCACGGCGGCGCCGGCGTGAGCTACCAGCCTAAGGAATGGCACAGGACTCTCATGCCCGCTTGGAGCGACCGGCTCGCGTGGCTCAGGTTGCCCAACAGTAAGGTGTCTCTGCCTCGCCGCCTAGCCGAAGTTCTGGAGAAATTCGACGCGGGGCAATCAGAGAGTAATCTGGTCGGATTCCTCCAGGCTGCCCACGCGATGGCCTCGGGTATCGAAAAGAATCTGTCTGCCTCCACCTCGGCGTACCTCGGCCAGGACGTAACGCACACGTGGCTGACTTCGCCGTTCGGGCTTCCGGTGAGGAATCTCCTTGCCGATCCGCCGCCGATTCTCGAGCCGGGCGCCTTCGAAAGCCTGCTGGAGCGCATCGGAAAACTGCTTGACGATCTGCACAAGCTTGCTGAGACAGCGGCGAAAGACGTGCACCCGTGGTGGCAATGGCGCGAGGCGGCCATAGGTCGTGACGGCTGGCTTCGCGAGGCGTTCCTTTCTACACTCGCCGAAACTCGGCTGCCGAACAACGACGTCACGCTGTGGGATCAGTCCTATGTAGCGGCGGCGCTGTTCAAGTCAGCAGTTGCCGGCGCGCACCTGGCGGAGTGCAAGGAGTGGACGAATTTGAAGCAGCAGACGCGGTGGCGCGTGCTCACCATCGGTCTTGGCAGCCGCCACTACGAGGCGCGGTCGGTGAAGATTGGCGATTGGGCAGGCGCCCGGCGTGACATCGACGGCTTCTTTGACCAAGTCCGGCGCTTGATCGAAGTCGACCTCTCGGTGGGCTCGCTGATCTACCGGGATGACGAGGCGCTGGCCTTCACGTTCCCTGGCCTGCGCTTCGACGCGACCAGTACGGATCCCAAGGGCAGCCTAGATGACACGTCGGCAGAGGTCCTCCGAAAAGCGATTGGGACAGAAGTCGAGAAGCATGCCGAAGGATGCAAGTTTGAGACACCGCCACTCACGTTGCTGTCTGACTCCACACGATCGTTCATAGGCATGGTGGAGCAGCTCCGCAAGGCACGCGAGATTCTCGCCATTCCCCTGCACCGGACATGGGCGGTCCCGGCGCCCGGGCCGAGTGGAGGCCATGTCTGTCCGGTATGTCAGGTGCGCTTTAATCAAACGGACAAGAATGACCGAACCGAGAATGCCCGCAAGCAGCGAGTATGCTCCGTCTGCGCGGATCGGCGCAAAGGGCGGCTCGATGCCTGGCTCAATGGCGATGGGGACACGATCTGGATCTCCGAAGTCGCAGACGGCAATGACCGCGTCGCACTATTGAGCTTCAACCTCGACATCGAAGCCTGGATTGGCGGCGATCACGTTGATTCCCTCCGCGCGCAAAGCATCGGCGAGTGGCGGCGCTTCAATGCCGAACTGGAAGCTCATCAGAACCCAATCGATCCCACCGAACCGTTCGCGTCCTTGATCCAGCATGTTCGGGCGAAGCTCTCGAACTTCGACAAGAATGATCCGGTGCTCCGCAGCTTGCAAGAGGGCTACCGGTACGAATCCGACTGGTCCAGCTATTTCTCCAAGATTGTCGAAGACCGCGCTGAGGCTCCGGGGTGGGATGACCTCGACGACGATGCACGGGCGCGCTGGATCGTCCATCAGCTCTTCCGCAAGTTACCGTCGCCTGGCCGCATCTACCGCTTCTGGCGCAGCGCCGAAACGTTCTTCGATGAACTGCTCCTTCGCTTTCGCGAGATAGCAGCCGCTCATCCCAATCGGTGGAGGGTCCGGCGGTTGCTGCTCGAACCAGATGGGCAGGGCGGGGGCTGGGAGGACCGGGAAACCTACGCTGGCCGGCTGGGAGACGCTCCGTTTGAGGTGGTGTACCAAGGCGATTTAGGCCGCTTCGTGACCATCTGCAATCTGGCTCGTTGTCTCGACGCGGATGCGCCAGCGCGAAGCCTGCAAGGTCGATCCGTGGAAGTGAAAGGTGACGACGGCCAGACGCGCACTCTCACCATTAAACGTGTGCACGATTGCGACAAGATTGCGGCCTACGCGCCAGTGATTCCTCTCGAACGCAGTCCACAACGGTTCCGCGTGCTTGTTCCTCTCGAATGCGCCCCAGCGTGCATCGAAACTGCTTTGGGAAAGTGGCAGGAAGTATTTGGACGTGTCTGGGACCGGATGCCGCTCCGCGCGGGTATCGTTGCATTCCCCCGGATGACGCCATTTCAGGCGGTGATCGAGAGTGCTCGCAACCTGGAGGCGGATCTAGCGGAAACGGAACCCGAAGTCTGGCGCGTGCATGAGCGCCGCACAAAGGACGGATTGACGGCCTTGACGCTCGTTCGTTCCGATGGCGCGTATGAAACGACACTCGTGCCCACCGGATTGCCCGACGGCCGGGATGACGTTTTCTATCCGTATGTCCGTGTGGAGGATCGTGAGCTCCGGGATGCGCGCGACTTCCAGCACCCAAACGGGCCGGTGTACCGGCATGCCGCGGCTCTCCGTCGCGGAGATGGCGTCGTGGTCAACCCGAGCCGCGTGGCCGCGGTCTTCCTGGACGCGACCGCTCGCAGGTTTGAGAAGGCCAAGAGTTGGTACCTCTCCGACTTTGGCCGCATGCGGGACACGTGGGACTTGCTGGCGCAGATCGCGCCGAGCCCGACCGCCTTGCGCGGGGCATGGGCGGAACTCGAAGAACGGCAAGTCGCCTGGCGTGGGGCAGACAGGGGCTGGGTGGACGGCGCAGACAAGGAGTGGATTGAACTCGTGCGTGCCGTGCTGAGCACGCGGTTGGGCGTTTCGGGCGCAGCGCTGGCGCACCTGACGGAAGCCGCTCGCGATGGCATTCTGGAATGGGCCATCGAATGGCATCTGGGCTGGCTGAAGCAGAAAATGGAGGATTGA
- the plsX gene encoding phosphate acyltransferase, whose amino-acid sequence MLTIAVDAMGGDHAPIPEVQGAVTAARTQDVNIVLVGKEDVLRAELDRHDGWRRLPIEIVHASEVVTMEDNPAKVLRTKRDSSIRVAARLVRDGQADGLVSAGNTGAVMAIAKTVLGMIPGVDRPALANPFPTVKGKPAVLIDVGANVDSTPKMLSQFAVMGDVYSRLVFHTESPRVGILSIGEEEHKGNELTRAAHALIRTLPLNFIGNVEGRDLYTGNADVIVCDGFVGNVALKVSEGLVEIVRHMLKESFESTVASKIGYVLSRQALKDFRKRMDYSEYGGAPLLGVKGVVIICHGRSNDNAIRNAIRVATESASERVNARIESEIARWQAENGQALAG is encoded by the coding sequence ATGCTGACCATTGCCGTGGACGCCATGGGGGGCGACCACGCCCCCATCCCCGAAGTCCAGGGTGCCGTCACCGCCGCCCGCACGCAGGACGTCAACATCGTTCTTGTCGGCAAGGAAGACGTGCTGCGCGCCGAGCTCGACCGCCACGATGGCTGGCGCAGGCTTCCCATCGAAATTGTCCACGCCAGCGAAGTGGTCACGATGGAGGATAACCCGGCCAAGGTGCTGCGCACCAAGCGGGACTCGAGCATCCGCGTGGCGGCGCGGCTGGTCCGCGACGGGCAGGCCGACGGGCTGGTCTCGGCCGGCAACACCGGCGCGGTGATGGCGATCGCCAAGACGGTGCTCGGCATGATTCCCGGCGTCGACCGTCCTGCGCTCGCCAACCCGTTTCCCACGGTGAAGGGCAAGCCGGCGGTGCTCATCGACGTTGGGGCCAACGTCGATTCCACGCCGAAGATGCTGTCGCAGTTTGCCGTCATGGGCGACGTTTATTCGCGGCTGGTTTTCCATACTGAATCTCCGCGCGTCGGCATTCTGTCCATCGGGGAAGAAGAGCACAAGGGCAATGAACTGACCCGAGCCGCGCACGCCCTGATCCGCACCCTGCCGCTCAATTTCATTGGCAACGTTGAGGGGCGCGACCTGTACACGGGCAACGCCGATGTCATTGTCTGCGACGGCTTTGTCGGCAACGTCGCGTTGAAGGTGAGCGAAGGGCTGGTTGAAATTGTCCGGCATATGCTGAAGGAGTCGTTTGAATCGACCGTCGCCAGCAAGATCGGTTACGTGCTCAGCCGGCAGGCGCTCAAGGACTTCCGCAAGCGGATGGACTATTCCGAATACGGCGGCGCCCCGCTGCTCGGCGTGAAGGGAGTCGTCATCATCTGTCATGGGAGGTCGAACGACAATGCCATCCGCAACGCCATCCGCGTGGCCACGGAAAGCGCCTCCGAACGGGTCAACGCGCGCATTGAGAGCGAAATCGCCCGCTGGCAGGCGGAAAATGGCCAGGCTCTGGCTGGCTAG
- a CDS encoding thiol:disulfide interchange protein — translation MARLWLASLLLALAGAAGLAGQIPHPAHWRLTPSAERVPPGAEFTAALELRLDEPWHMYSMTTPKGGPIITTIVLEDNPAVASWQIWYPKPKRQFDPNFQIEAETYDGRATFQFVIRLKPDAAAGPQELTARMRYQLCSDKECLPPRRVTASARIQVDPAAPPPPKAPLDGLALFTPATAASPAASSAPAPAPAATQSQPLGPFLLLAFGFGLAAVFTPCVFPMIPITMTFFLTQAGSSRLGVLKQALVFCLGIIVLFTGIGLGLSAALGPFAVVQLGSNPWVNGFISLVFFVFGLSLLGAFELAIPASVLTKLNMASSRGGLVGTLLMGLTFTLAAFACVGPFMGTLLAASVTGGRLQPALGMLAFSAALSSPFFLLALFPSYLKKLPRSGGWMSRLKVVLGFLILAAMLKYLATVDQVLGWNLLTRERFLALWVVLFALPGLYLLGWVPMEGVRRDEEIRPGRLLAATVFLGFALSLLPGMFGARLGELEAYIPSPAEGFAQMGASRGPAIQWLKNDWEAALERAKAENRPVLAAFTGYACTNCHWMKANMFPRPEVAAELGRFVLVELYTDGTDAASEANQRRQQELFQTVAIPFYAIFSADGRVIATFPGLTRDPQEFVAFLRKAPGGAA, via the coding sequence ATGGCCAGGCTCTGGCTGGCTAGCCTGCTGCTGGCGCTTGCGGGTGCGGCCGGGCTTGCGGGCCAGATTCCTCATCCGGCCCACTGGAGGCTGACTCCTTCGGCCGAACGCGTGCCCCCGGGCGCCGAATTCACCGCCGCACTGGAACTCCGGCTGGACGAGCCGTGGCACATGTACTCGATGACGACGCCGAAGGGCGGGCCGATCATCACCACGATCGTGCTGGAGGACAATCCGGCGGTGGCCTCCTGGCAGATCTGGTATCCGAAGCCGAAACGCCAGTTCGACCCCAACTTTCAGATCGAGGCGGAGACGTACGACGGGCGGGCCACGTTCCAGTTCGTGATCCGGCTCAAGCCGGACGCAGCCGCCGGGCCGCAGGAACTGACGGCGCGGATGCGCTACCAGCTCTGTTCGGACAAGGAGTGTCTGCCGCCGCGGCGGGTGACGGCTTCGGCGAGAATTCAGGTTGACCCTGCGGCGCCCCCGCCGCCGAAGGCCCCGCTGGACGGGCTGGCCCTGTTCACTCCGGCGACGGCGGCTTCGCCGGCCGCCTCCTCCGCGCCGGCTCCGGCGCCGGCCGCCACGCAGTCCCAGCCGCTCGGGCCGTTTCTGCTGCTGGCCTTCGGATTCGGACTGGCCGCGGTCTTCACGCCGTGCGTGTTCCCGATGATTCCGATCACGATGACGTTTTTCCTCACGCAGGCGGGCTCGTCGCGGCTGGGGGTGTTGAAGCAGGCGCTCGTCTTCTGTCTGGGCATAATCGTTCTGTTCACTGGGATCGGGCTGGGCCTGAGCGCGGCGCTGGGGCCGTTCGCGGTGGTGCAACTGGGGTCGAACCCGTGGGTGAACGGCTTCATCAGCCTGGTGTTTTTCGTCTTTGGGCTCAGCCTGCTGGGAGCGTTTGAGCTGGCGATTCCGGCCAGCGTGCTGACGAAGCTCAACATGGCGAGTTCCCGCGGCGGGCTGGTGGGCACGCTGCTGATGGGGCTGACGTTCACGCTGGCCGCCTTCGCCTGCGTCGGCCCGTTCATGGGCACGTTGCTGGCGGCCTCGGTCACTGGCGGCCGCTTGCAGCCCGCGCTGGGAATGCTCGCCTTCTCCGCCGCGCTTTCTTCGCCGTTTTTCCTGCTGGCGCTGTTTCCGTCCTACCTGAAGAAGCTGCCGAGGAGCGGCGGCTGGATGTCGCGGCTGAAGGTGGTGCTCGGATTCCTGATCCTGGCCGCGATGCTCAAATACCTGGCCACCGTGGACCAGGTGCTGGGGTGGAACCTGCTCACGCGGGAGCGGTTCCTGGCCCTGTGGGTGGTGCTGTTTGCGCTGCCGGGCCTGTACCTGCTCGGCTGGGTGCCGATGGAGGGCGTGCGGCGCGACGAGGAGATCCGTCCCGGCCGGCTTCTGGCGGCCACGGTTTTTCTGGGTTTCGCTCTGAGCCTGCTGCCGGGGATGTTCGGCGCGCGGCTCGGCGAACTGGAGGCTTACATCCCCTCCCCGGCGGAAGGCTTCGCCCAGATGGGAGCCTCGCGCGGGCCGGCGATCCAGTGGCTCAAGAACGACTGGGAGGCGGCCCTTGAGCGCGCGAAAGCGGAAAACCGTCCCGTCCTGGCGGCTTTCACCGGCTATGCCTGCACGAATTGCCACTGGATGAAAGCGAACATGTTCCCGCGGCCGGAAGTCGCCGCCGAGCTGGGGCGTTTTGTGCTGGTGGAGCTTTACACCGATGGAACCGATGCCGCCAGCGAGGCCAACCAGCGCCGCCAGCAGGAGCTGTTCCAGACGGTCGCCATTCCCTTCTATGCCATCTTCTCTGCCGACGGCCGCGTCATTGCCACCTTCCCTGGCCTGACGCGCGACCCGCAAGAGTTCGTCGCCTTCCTCCGGAAAGCGCCTGGCGGGGCAGCCTGA